Proteins co-encoded in one Pseudomonas fluorescens genomic window:
- a CDS encoding glycosyltransferase: MKVLLTVHQFFPEFSAGTEVLTLSVARELKGRGHEVRIFTGFPATEALTDQERFDQYHYDGLLVDRFRHAYVPMGDQTSKIEIGYDNHLAADFFQQLLKEFQPDVVHFFHLNRLGTGLIEKAVMAGVPAYYTPTDFWSICPTGQLLRCGGQTCAGPSPDAGNCAVHFAANLLPGRIATLVSAIPDSVSDSLVRLARSPRIPTVSFVGEVRALDKRLDRNIRRLNLLQAVIAPNRMIESLLLRNGVRSEIMVRSSYGINLAQPVVVRERTLNDRPLVLGFIGTLASHKGCHVLLEALQQFSSREVHLKIYGKQTEFPEYVAKLHRLSDGNESVTFCGTFSNDDIFNVLGGLDALVVPSVWNENTPLVVYSAQAAGCPVVASDVPGIAEAVTHDVNGLLFAPGSVIGLQHALARLIGEERLLEELSANSMPPKSVSVYVDELFQIWNSSM; this comes from the coding sequence ATGAAGGTACTGCTCACCGTACATCAGTTTTTTCCGGAATTTTCTGCAGGCACCGAAGTTCTGACTCTGTCCGTCGCTCGCGAGCTGAAGGGGCGGGGGCATGAGGTAAGGATCTTCACAGGTTTTCCGGCCACTGAAGCGCTGACGGATCAAGAGCGATTCGACCAATATCATTACGACGGGCTTCTGGTGGACCGATTTCGGCACGCATATGTGCCGATGGGTGATCAGACGTCGAAAATCGAAATTGGCTATGATAACCATCTGGCTGCGGACTTTTTTCAGCAATTGCTGAAAGAGTTCCAGCCGGACGTTGTGCACTTCTTTCACCTTAACCGCCTCGGCACCGGACTGATTGAAAAGGCCGTGATGGCAGGTGTGCCTGCTTATTACACGCCGACCGACTTCTGGAGTATTTGTCCCACTGGGCAGTTGCTGCGCTGCGGCGGGCAGACCTGTGCCGGGCCGAGTCCGGACGCGGGAAATTGTGCGGTGCATTTCGCGGCCAATCTGCTGCCCGGTCGAATCGCGACTCTGGTCAGTGCAATTCCCGACAGTGTCAGCGATAGTTTGGTGCGTCTGGCTCGTTCTCCTCGGATTCCAACGGTTTCGTTCGTGGGTGAGGTGCGTGCTCTCGATAAGCGTCTTGACCGCAACATTCGTCGGTTGAATCTTCTGCAGGCTGTCATTGCGCCCAATCGGATGATTGAGTCACTGCTTCTGCGTAACGGCGTGCGATCCGAAATAATGGTCAGGTCGTCGTATGGCATCAACCTGGCCCAGCCTGTCGTGGTGCGCGAGCGGACGTTGAATGATAGGCCGCTGGTATTGGGTTTCATCGGTACGCTCGCCTCGCATAAAGGCTGCCATGTGTTGCTGGAGGCGCTGCAGCAGTTCTCTTCCCGCGAGGTGCATCTCAAGATATACGGCAAACAAACCGAATTTCCGGAATATGTAGCCAAACTGCATCGTCTGTCGGATGGGAATGAGTCGGTGACGTTCTGCGGCACATTTTCGAATGATGACATTTTCAACGTGTTGGGTGGCCTGGATGCACTGGTAGTGCCATCTGTCTGGAATGAAAATACCCCGCTTGTTGTCTACTCGGCTCAGGCTGCCGGTTGTCCCGTTGTGGCGTCCGATGTACCCGGAATCGCCGAGGCGGTTACTCATGATGTCAACGGATTGCTATTTGCGCCAGGCAGCGTTATTGGGCTCCAACACGCTCTCGCACGCCTGATCG
- a CDS encoding NAD-dependent epimerase/dehydratase family protein: MKITVFGGGGFIGSTIVDRLLQDKHSIRVFERPRVPAYRAFLPDEQVEWMTGDLSDISSIKEAIDGVDVVLHLVSTTLPKSSNENPIYDVQSNVIATLQLLDAMVEKKVGRIVFISSGGTVYGAPKYIPIDEKHPTDPEVSYGITKLAIEKYLHLYSHLHGIKQVSLRVANPYGERQRVETAQGAVGVFIHNVLKGTPIEIWGDGNVQRDFLHVSDVAEAFAKAVTYTGETSVFNISSGIGTSLNSLMSMIEEVSGAPVARNYKPGRSFDVPVSVLCNKLAQDDLGWSPRISMKDGIFRTFEWAKKESQK; this comes from the coding sequence ATGAAAATCACAGTGTTTGGCGGCGGCGGCTTTATCGGATCGACTATCGTTGATCGTTTGTTACAGGATAAGCATTCGATCCGCGTTTTCGAACGCCCGAGAGTGCCTGCCTATCGTGCGTTTCTGCCTGATGAGCAAGTCGAGTGGATGACGGGTGATCTGTCGGATATCAGTAGTATCAAAGAGGCAATCGACGGCGTTGATGTTGTTTTGCATCTTGTTTCGACGACCTTGCCAAAAAGCTCGAATGAAAACCCGATCTATGATGTGCAAAGCAACGTAATTGCAACTTTGCAATTGCTTGATGCCATGGTTGAAAAAAAGGTCGGTCGAATTGTTTTCATTTCGTCGGGCGGGACTGTTTACGGCGCTCCGAAGTACATTCCTATTGATGAGAAACATCCGACTGATCCAGAGGTTTCTTATGGCATAACCAAGTTGGCCATCGAGAAATATTTGCATCTATACAGCCACCTTCATGGCATTAAACAAGTGTCTCTGCGGGTTGCCAATCCGTATGGCGAGCGCCAGCGCGTGGAAACAGCCCAAGGTGCTGTGGGTGTGTTCATTCATAATGTATTGAAGGGCACGCCGATCGAAATCTGGGGAGACGGCAACGTCCAGCGCGATTTTCTTCATGTCAGCGACGTGGCGGAGGCATTTGCAAAAGCGGTGACCTACACCGGCGAAACCAGTGTTTTCAATATCAGTTCGGGTATCGGTACAAGTTTGAACAGCCTCATGTCGATGATCGAAGAGGTCAGCGGCGCCCCGGTTGCCAGAAACTACAAGCCTGGGCGTTCTTTCGATGTACCCGTGAGTGTGTTGTGCAATAAATTGGCGCAGGATGATCTCGGATGGTCGCCCAGGATTTCCATGAAAGACGGTATCTTCAGAACGTTTGAATGGGCCAAGAAAGAATCGCAGAAGTGA
- a CDS encoding glycosyltransferase family 4 protein, which yields MQNSTPPDFSSYCGTVALANDYVAAQAEGGQAAPVLVVSLASERACDLSGVYKSLRVQTFQSWQWLVCYDGNSDEQLSAAFIAEVAKDERVLLRPRAECASTSAVWSAFDYVVLVDAKTQLKSTFIEKAIWSLVSNPEFAFCNSLGMIPGEHRWLINHHLSEGKHYLASAQLRVRAAVFRSSVLLETFSDIAILSDGRDPLAMLSCLADKGYWGYTIPEYLQWCAFSEVGHDVDSDQIKAGKAIPQVNRRFPSAYETLPVAFPFRNPLKRNASGRRVMFLLPWMVEGGADRVNIDLIEGLVAGGADVTVCATLEADHRWLGKFAELTRDVFVLPNFLSLSDFPRFILYLIESRSIDTVLIAGSTLGYQLLPYLRTMAPETAFVDLCHTEEMHWLNGGHPRFAVGYQDALDLNVVSTRHLSDWMERLGADPEKIRVMYTGIKSHPVSLSEGERGAVLRGFALDEQALTIIFAGRMCDQKRPLKLAEILSVAKQKGVRFNALVIGEGELRPAFESLIAQYDLGTEVRVLGAKAHADWLSLLAVSDVLLMPSEYEGISVALIESMAAGVVPVVADVGGQDELVGVETGYLVQHGEDEVARYVQVLQELAADAETRRRKALACRQLIEANYTAAATSRQWLEIMDEARANRKHSSQPFLPLGLAREIATNALENRRVTSYLDHLYSTHCLTNEAQTAAPFNQGILAFLIAKVRRNRWAKFIFNRPLIRRVARRLKVSVS from the coding sequence ATGCAAAACTCAACACCGCCGGATTTCTCCAGCTATTGTGGTACGGTCGCACTGGCTAATGATTACGTAGCTGCTCAAGCCGAAGGGGGGCAGGCTGCGCCTGTTCTTGTTGTCAGTTTGGCAAGTGAGCGCGCATGTGATTTGTCAGGTGTTTACAAGTCACTGCGGGTGCAGACCTTTCAAAGTTGGCAGTGGCTAGTTTGTTACGACGGCAACTCGGATGAACAGTTGAGTGCGGCGTTTATTGCTGAAGTTGCGAAAGATGAGCGCGTTCTTTTACGCCCACGTGCCGAGTGTGCATCCACAAGTGCGGTTTGGTCTGCATTTGATTACGTGGTGCTGGTGGATGCCAAAACTCAACTGAAATCAACGTTTATCGAAAAGGCCATCTGGTCCTTGGTATCGAATCCGGAATTTGCTTTTTGCAACTCCTTGGGAATGATTCCGGGCGAGCATAGGTGGTTGATCAACCATCATTTGAGTGAGGGTAAACATTACCTTGCCAGTGCTCAATTGAGGGTCAGAGCGGCGGTATTCCGCAGTTCGGTGTTGTTGGAGACTTTCTCCGATATCGCGATTTTGTCTGACGGTCGAGATCCGCTCGCGATGCTTTCTTGCCTGGCTGACAAGGGGTATTGGGGATACACGATTCCCGAGTATCTGCAGTGGTGCGCTTTCTCGGAGGTGGGGCATGATGTTGATTCTGACCAGATAAAGGCCGGTAAGGCAATTCCACAGGTCAATCGGCGTTTTCCTTCAGCCTATGAAACGTTGCCGGTTGCGTTTCCTTTCCGCAACCCGCTCAAGCGCAATGCAAGTGGCCGGCGGGTCATGTTTCTCTTGCCGTGGATGGTTGAAGGGGGGGCTGATCGGGTCAATATTGACCTTATCGAAGGCCTGGTTGCTGGTGGCGCTGATGTCACTGTGTGCGCGACCCTGGAAGCAGATCATCGCTGGCTCGGAAAGTTTGCCGAATTGACTCGTGATGTTTTCGTGCTGCCGAATTTTCTGTCTTTGTCGGATTTTCCACGCTTTATTTTGTATCTGATTGAATCCCGGAGCATCGACACGGTACTGATCGCCGGCAGTACATTGGGCTATCAGCTTTTGCCTTACTTGCGCACCATGGCGCCTGAAACGGCGTTTGTGGATTTGTGCCATACCGAAGAGATGCATTGGCTCAATGGTGGGCACCCGCGATTCGCGGTTGGTTACCAGGACGCGCTTGATCTGAATGTGGTGAGCACGCGTCACTTGTCCGATTGGATGGAGAGGCTCGGCGCCGATCCGGAAAAGATTCGAGTGATGTATACGGGAATCAAATCTCATCCGGTGTCCCTGTCCGAAGGCGAGCGCGGTGCTGTATTGCGCGGTTTTGCTTTGGATGAGCAGGCTCTCACCATTATTTTTGCCGGTCGTATGTGTGATCAGAAGCGGCCACTGAAGCTTGCCGAGATTTTAAGCGTGGCGAAGCAGAAGGGGGTTCGCTTCAATGCCTTGGTCATTGGCGAGGGGGAGCTGCGCCCTGCGTTTGAAAGTCTGATCGCGCAGTATGACCTGGGCACAGAGGTACGGGTGCTGGGGGCGAAGGCTCATGCTGACTGGCTTTCCCTGCTGGCAGTGTCCGACGTCTTGTTGATGCCATCCGAATATGAAGGCATTTCGGTTGCGCTTATCGAATCCATGGCGGCGGGTGTGGTTCCGGTTGTGGCTGATGTGGGTGGCCAGGACGAGTTGGTGGGTGTGGAAACCGGATACCTGGTCCAGCATGGCGAGGATGAAGTCGCTCGTTATGTGCAGGTGCTTCAAGAGTTGGCGGCGGACGCCGAGACACGTCGTCGCAAGGCGCTGGCCTGTCGGCAGTTGATTGAGGCGAACTATACTGCCGCTGCAACCAGTCGTCAGTGGCTGGAAATCATGGATGAGGCACGAGCCAACAGAAAGCATTCGTCTCAACCATTTTTGCCGCTGGGGTTGGCCAGAGAAATAGCGACGAATGCGTTGGAAAACAGACGAGTCACTTCCTATCTCGATCATCTGTACTCAACGCACTGTCTGACGAATGAAGCACAGACCGCTGCTCCATTCAATCAAGGTATTCTTGCTTTCCTGATAGCGAAGGTGCGTCGAAATCGCTGGGCCAAGTTCATTTTCAACAGGCCTTTAATCAGGAGGGTTGCGCGAAGGTTGAAAGTGTCTGTTTCTTGA
- a CDS encoding acyltransferase family protein, which translates to MSTAVADPNRSFGLDVCRTLACLLVVFGHMLGHSLPSPILSNFAFLAIFGVDLFFCLSGFLIGRILLKEAARWGETKTAGLTNFWYRRWMRTLPLYVFFFFVSLKFDWQGATTFGEQFRYLVFAQNFAWTMTDFYRLSWSLAVEEWFYYTFPLLILLMIGFGASVKRAAMITIAVFIVVPFLARVGMPIQPVRYDDARYVVLYRLDAIGFGVLVAYLYTWHKPLFDRIIRFWYIPLAFVVGIIVLTKQGVPWTLNDKVLQSVFFSCSAIFFAALIPAFFHLRPSRSQLLNRFVKFTSLVSYSIYLGHIFAFTLVISVLNRFGLHEAIYNNPWIVYPIFTLCVYLLAYLTYRLVEKPFLKLRDVDGFSFVKFLKSLQRLGAGK; encoded by the coding sequence ATGAGCACAGCTGTTGCGGATCCCAATCGTTCTTTCGGACTTGATGTCTGTCGGACGCTTGCATGCCTGCTTGTCGTATTCGGGCATATGCTGGGGCACTCTCTTCCCAGCCCAATTCTGTCAAATTTCGCATTTCTGGCCATTTTTGGTGTGGATTTGTTTTTTTGCCTGAGTGGTTTCCTGATCGGTCGAATTCTGCTTAAAGAGGCCGCGCGTTGGGGTGAAACGAAAACGGCAGGGCTCACGAACTTCTGGTATCGCCGATGGATGAGAACATTGCCGCTTTACGTGTTCTTTTTCTTTGTTTCGTTGAAGTTTGACTGGCAAGGTGCAACGACCTTCGGCGAGCAATTTCGATACTTGGTGTTTGCTCAGAATTTCGCCTGGACCATGACAGACTTTTATCGATTGTCGTGGAGCTTGGCTGTAGAAGAATGGTTTTACTATACGTTCCCTTTGCTCATATTGCTGATGATCGGTTTTGGCGCCAGCGTAAAACGGGCGGCGATGATAACGATCGCGGTTTTTATCGTGGTTCCGTTTCTTGCCCGTGTTGGCATGCCAATCCAGCCGGTCAGGTATGACGATGCCCGCTATGTGGTTCTCTATCGTCTGGATGCCATTGGGTTCGGTGTGCTGGTGGCTTATCTCTATACGTGGCATAAACCGTTGTTTGATCGGATTATCCGCTTTTGGTATATCCCTTTGGCATTTGTAGTCGGCATCATTGTTCTGACAAAGCAGGGAGTGCCTTGGACGTTAAATGACAAAGTTTTGCAGTCAGTGTTTTTCTCCTGTTCCGCGATTTTTTTTGCTGCTCTGATTCCCGCATTCTTCCATTTGCGTCCTTCGCGTTCGCAATTACTCAACCGTTTTGTCAAGTTTACGAGCCTGGTCTCCTACTCGATCTACCTTGGGCATATTTTTGCCTTCACCCTGGTGATTTCGGTGTTGAACAGATTTGGGTTGCATGAGGCTATATATAATAATCCCTGGATCGTTTATCCAATATTCACTCTGTGTGTTTACCTGCTCGCTTATTTGACTTATCGCTTGGTTGAGAAGCCGTTCCTGAAGCTTCGAGATGTCGATGGGTTTTCATTCGTAAAATTTCTGAAGAGCCTCCAGCGTCTTGGCGCAGGGAAGTAG